The following coding sequences lie in one Deltaproteobacteria bacterium IMCC39524 genomic window:
- a CDS encoding amino acid ABC transporter permease: protein MKKDPAITTEAELLPSEVPFWRNPEKRAIVFQVVALLLVAVVSYYLYSNTQANLERQSIATGFGFLDKEASFEIGESVIEYSAADSYADALLVGALNTVKVSFIGIIFTLILGTIVGVARLSSNWLVSKIAAGYIEVMQNIPVLLQLFFWYAIFYESFPSPRQALNPFEGVFLCNRGLIFGVPEAHAVHATMGWAFVAALAIGWFLNRWGKRRQAQTGQIFPAIRVTLALCVGLPLLAWVFAGSPTAMDIPALRGFNFTGGVTVSPEFSALLLGLVFYTAAFVAEIVRAGIQSVGHGQVEAAKAVGLRSGQVLHLVVLPQALRVIIPPLTSQMLNLTKNSSLAIAIGYADFVAVTNTTINQTGQAIEGVALIMIIYLFFSLSTSLFMNWYNKKMALVER from the coding sequence GTGAAGAAAGATCCAGCCATTACAACAGAAGCAGAGTTGCTGCCGAGCGAGGTGCCTTTCTGGCGAAATCCTGAGAAGCGGGCGATCGTCTTCCAGGTCGTCGCCCTGTTGCTGGTCGCAGTCGTCAGCTACTACCTCTATTCCAACACGCAGGCCAATCTTGAGCGGCAGTCGATCGCGACAGGCTTCGGTTTCCTCGACAAGGAAGCCAGCTTCGAAATCGGTGAGTCGGTCATTGAGTATTCGGCTGCAGACAGCTATGCTGATGCCCTCCTGGTAGGCGCGTTGAATACGGTGAAGGTCTCCTTCATCGGCATCATCTTCACGCTTATTCTTGGCACCATTGTCGGCGTTGCCCGGCTCTCCAGCAACTGGCTGGTTTCGAAAATTGCCGCAGGCTACATAGAAGTGATGCAGAACATTCCGGTGTTGCTGCAACTATTCTTCTGGTACGCAATTTTTTATGAGTCTTTTCCCTCGCCTCGCCAGGCACTGAACCCCTTTGAGGGCGTTTTCCTCTGTAATCGCGGGCTTATTTTCGGCGTCCCCGAAGCACATGCCGTGCACGCAACGATGGGCTGGGCTTTCGTTGCCGCACTGGCGATTGGCTGGTTTCTCAACCGCTGGGGTAAACGCAGACAAGCACAAACCGGGCAGATTTTCCCTGCGATACGAGTCACCCTGGCACTCTGTGTAGGGTTACCTCTGCTGGCATGGGTTTTCGCCGGTTCCCCAACCGCTATGGACATACCGGCACTGAGAGGATTCAATTTCACCGGCGGGGTAACAGTCAGCCCTGAATTCAGCGCCCTGCTGCTCGGTCTGGTCTTTTACACTGCGGCGTTCGTCGCCGAAATCGTACGGGCCGGCATCCAGTCGGTTGGCCATGGCCAGGTTGAAGCAGCCAAAGCCGTTGGCTTGCGCTCCGGACAGGTCCTGCACCTGGTGGTCTTACCCCAGGCGCTGCGCGTGATCATTCCGCCCCTGACCAGCCAGATGCTCAACCTGACCAAAAACAGCTCCTTGGCGATCGCTATTGGCTACGCGGATTTCGTGGCCGTAACCAACACGACGATCAATCAGACGGGACAGGCGATCGAGGGCGTGGCTCTGATCATGATCATCTACCTGTTCTTCAGTCTGTCGACATCTTTATTTATGAACTGGTACAACAAAAAAATGGCCCTGGTGGAGAGATGA
- a CDS encoding cytochrome c has product MRERTIKNHVLLFFVLLIVFALCGCAEEVVDYPARTMPDGILKDEIQLSRGEALFMAKCASCHGKPGEGRSGRAAFFEPPAPDFTDAHYQRMDPAYLYWRIEVGKSIEPFRSQGSVMPAWGMHLTEQQLWQIVAYLQVRAH; this is encoded by the coding sequence TTGAGAGAGAGAACAATAAAAAATCACGTCTTATTGTTCTTTGTCCTGCTGATAGTTTTTGCCCTCTGCGGCTGTGCTGAAGAGGTCGTTGATTACCCCGCTCGTACCATGCCCGACGGCATTCTCAAGGATGAGATACAGTTGAGTCGCGGCGAAGCACTCTTTATGGCTAAATGCGCTTCTTGTCATGGTAAGCCCGGAGAGGGGCGCTCCGGTCGGGCGGCCTTCTTTGAGCCGCCCGCTCCTGATTTCACCGATGCACATTACCAACGCATGGATCCTGCTTATCTTTACTGGCGCATCGAAGTCGGCAAATCAATCGAGCCGTTTCGTTCACAAGGATCTGTTATGCCCGCCTGGGGGATGCATTTAACTGAACAACAGCTCTGGCAAATTGTCGCTTACCTGCAAGTTCGAGCGCACTAG
- a CDS encoding amino acid ABC transporter ATP-binding protein has translation MNETEKQTAAKPDNAPIIEVNSMHKWYGDFHVLSDINLKVALGERIVICGPSGSGKSTLIRCINRLEEHQRGQIIVNGTELTNDIKNIEKVRAEVGMVFQHFNLFPHLTILENLTLGPIWVRKTPKKDADEMAMMYLEKVHIAEQALKFPGQLSGGQQQRVAIARSLCMKPEVMLFDEPTSALDPEMIKEVLDVMIDLAEEGMTMLVVTHEMGFAKSVADRVMFMDEGQVVEENNPHDFFDNPQNERTKLFLSQIL, from the coding sequence ATGAACGAAACTGAAAAGCAAACTGCAGCAAAACCGGATAACGCCCCGATCATTGAAGTCAACAGCATGCACAAGTGGTATGGGGACTTCCACGTTTTGAGCGACATCAACTTGAAAGTAGCGCTGGGTGAACGGATAGTTATCTGCGGACCTTCCGGTTCCGGAAAATCAACCCTGATTCGTTGTATCAACCGGCTGGAGGAACATCAGCGCGGGCAGATCATCGTCAATGGTACGGAACTGACCAATGACATTAAAAACATTGAGAAAGTTCGCGCAGAAGTCGGCATGGTCTTCCAGCATTTCAACCTCTTTCCGCATCTGACGATTCTCGAGAATCTGACCCTGGGACCGATCTGGGTGCGCAAGACTCCGAAGAAGGATGCCGACGAAATGGCGATGATGTACCTTGAGAAGGTCCATATTGCCGAGCAGGCACTGAAATTTCCCGGGCAGCTCTCCGGTGGACAGCAGCAACGTGTCGCTATCGCCCGAAGCCTTTGCATGAAGCCGGAAGTGATGCTCTTTGACGAGCCGACCTCGGCTCTGGATCCGGAAATGATCAAGGAAGTCCTCGACGTTATGATCGACCTGGCCGAAGAAGGCATGACGATGCTTGTTGTCACACACGAGATGGGCTTTGCCAAGAGCGTTGCCGATCGCGTCATGTTCATGGACGAAGGACAGGTCGTGGAAGAGAACAATCCGCACGACTTCTTTGACAATCCGCAAAACGAGAGGACCAAGCTGTTCTTAAGTCAGATCCTTTAA
- a CDS encoding amino acid ABC transporter permease, with translation MSAPNTTPTREYLKPPVTEVGVLGWLHGNLFNTWYNSVLTILFAVVLWKVVPPFISWAFIDSVWNTPSEACRDIEGACWSIIPQNISFIIFGFFPDGEQWRPGSAMLILLGLVFFSKNSNHWKKSLGVYWLIGLVVMGTLMYGGVFGMQVVETAQWSGLPLTFMLSFFGMVAAYPLGVLLALGRQSKMPAIKTLCVVYIEMIRGVPLISLLFMSSIMFPLFLPEGVTIDKVLRAQVAIIMFTAAYIAEVVRGGLQAMSRGQFEAADSLGLNYNQTMRLIILPQALKIVIPPSLGILLSAFKDTSLVVIIALYDVLKTTKVTLSNPKWTGYSTEAYIFLAVLYFICCYAMSSYSRKLEKSLHTGR, from the coding sequence ATGAGCGCGCCAAACACAACTCCCACCCGCGAATATCTCAAGCCGCCTGTTACCGAAGTTGGTGTGCTCGGCTGGCTGCATGGGAACCTGTTCAACACCTGGTACAACTCGGTGCTGACTATCCTGTTCGCAGTGGTCCTCTGGAAGGTTGTCCCGCCATTCATCAGCTGGGCGTTCATCGACAGCGTCTGGAACACTCCCTCAGAAGCTTGTCGCGACATCGAAGGAGCCTGTTGGTCGATCATTCCACAGAACATCAGCTTCATCATTTTCGGCTTTTTCCCGGATGGTGAGCAGTGGCGACCCGGAAGTGCCATGCTGATTCTCCTTGGCCTGGTGTTCTTTTCCAAGAACAGTAATCACTGGAAGAAATCACTCGGTGTTTACTGGTTAATTGGCCTGGTTGTTATGGGTACCTTGATGTATGGCGGTGTCTTCGGCATGCAGGTCGTTGAAACGGCCCAGTGGAGCGGACTGCCACTGACGTTTATGCTCTCCTTCTTTGGCATGGTCGCAGCTTATCCCCTTGGGGTCTTGCTGGCGCTTGGTCGTCAATCAAAGATGCCGGCAATCAAAACCCTCTGCGTGGTGTACATCGAAATGATTCGTGGTGTGCCGCTGATCAGTCTGCTCTTCATGTCCTCGATCATGTTCCCGCTCTTCCTGCCCGAAGGCGTAACCATCGACAAGGTGTTGCGCGCCCAGGTTGCTATCATCATGTTCACGGCTGCGTATATAGCCGAGGTCGTTCGTGGCGGTTTGCAGGCAATGTCTCGCGGCCAGTTCGAAGCCGCCGACTCGCTCGGCCTCAACTACAATCAAACGATGCGGCTGATCATTCTGCCGCAGGCGCTGAAGATCGTCATTCCGCCGTCCTTGGGTATCTTGCTGTCAGCTTTTAAAGACACATCGCTAGTTGTCATCATCGCACTTTACGATGTTTTGAAGACGACCAAGGTCACCCTGTCGAATCCGAAGTGGACTGGCTATTCGACCGAAGCCTACATTTTCCTGGCAGTTCTTTACTTCATCTGTTGCTACGCCATGTCGAGCTACAGCCGTAAACTGGAAAAATCACTACATACCGGGCGATGA
- a CDS encoding nickel-dependent hydrogenase large subunit: MAKRIAVDPITRIEGHLRIEAQIDGGKIVDAWSSSTAFRGIETILKGRDPRDAHHFTQRFCGVCTTVHSMASIRAVEDALNIQIPDNARLIRNLIMGIQNVQDHVIHFYHLHALDWVDITSALAADPAATAKFAQSISNWPKSSATYFKGIKDKLAAFAGTGRLGPFQNAYWGHSAYKLPPEANLMAVAHYLEALEWQKDVIKIHAILGSKNPHPQTFLVGGMSMPVDPDSQNAINADKIAHIRKLLRKARAFVEQVYIPDLLAVAPAYLDWAGIGGGVGNYMSFGDFPMDNSPGTGSLFFPRGVIMGKDLANVMEMDEKKITEYVTHSWYNYSSGDDKGLHPYKGETSHNYTGPKPPYDFLDTDGKYSWVKSPRYMDQPMEVGPLARILVAYASGVTDVVDTVNFVLKTLGAPASALFSTLGRTAARGVDCLLLAQKNELWLDQLADNMGRGILDTFNKEKWDPATWPKEAQGFGYHEAPRGALGHFIRIENQKIANYQAVVPSTWNAGPRDAAGQMGPYESALIGTPIADPEKPLEILRTIHSFDPCLACAVHVMDGKGTEIVKVRAL, from the coding sequence ATGGCTAAAAGAATTGCCGTTGATCCGATTACCCGTATAGAGGGCCACCTGCGCATCGAAGCGCAGATCGATGGTGGCAAGATTGTTGACGCCTGGAGCTCTTCCACGGCCTTCCGTGGCATCGAGACGATTCTCAAGGGTCGCGATCCCCGCGATGCGCATCATTTCACCCAGCGCTTCTGTGGTGTCTGCACCACGGTTCACTCCATGGCCAGCATTCGTGCCGTGGAAGATGCCCTGAACATTCAGATCCCCGACAATGCCCGCCTGATCCGTAACCTGATCATGGGCATCCAGAATGTGCAGGATCACGTGATTCACTTCTATCACTTGCATGCACTCGACTGGGTCGATATCACCAGTGCCCTGGCTGCCGATCCGGCCGCTACGGCCAAATTCGCTCAGTCGATCTCCAACTGGCCGAAATCGAGTGCCACCTACTTCAAGGGTATCAAGGACAAGCTGGCAGCTTTTGCCGGCACCGGCCGCCTTGGTCCTTTCCAGAACGCTTACTGGGGGCACAGCGCTTACAAGCTGCCGCCCGAAGCGAACCTGATGGCCGTTGCTCATTACCTCGAGGCACTCGAGTGGCAAAAAGATGTCATCAAGATCCACGCGATTCTCGGCTCCAAGAACCCGCATCCGCAGACCTTCCTGGTCGGCGGTATGTCGATGCCGGTTGACCCGGATAGCCAAAATGCCATCAACGCGGACAAAATTGCCCACATCCGCAAACTGCTGCGTAAAGCCCGTGCCTTTGTTGAGCAGGTTTACATTCCCGACCTCCTGGCCGTTGCTCCAGCCTATCTCGATTGGGCAGGCATTGGCGGTGGGGTTGGTAACTACATGTCTTTCGGTGATTTCCCGATGGATAACAGCCCCGGCACAGGCAGCCTCTTCTTCCCCCGTGGTGTTATCATGGGTAAAGATCTCGCCAATGTCATGGAGATGGATGAGAAAAAGATCACTGAATATGTCACCCACTCCTGGTACAACTACTCTTCGGGCGACGATAAAGGGTTGCACCCCTACAAGGGTGAGACCAGCCACAACTACACCGGCCCGAAACCACCTTATGACTTCCTCGACACCGATGGTAAGTACTCCTGGGTCAAGTCGCCGCGCTACATGGATCAGCCAATGGAAGTCGGTCCTCTGGCACGCATCCTGGTCGCTTACGCATCTGGCGTAACGGACGTTGTCGACACAGTCAACTTTGTCCTGAAAACTCTCGGCGCTCCGGCTTCTGCGCTCTTTTCAACCCTCGGCCGAACCGCCGCTCGCGGCGTCGACTGTCTGCTGCTCGCCCAGAAGAACGAGCTCTGGCTTGATCAACTGGCCGACAACATGGGCCGGGGCATCCTTGATACGTTCAACAAGGAGAAGTGGGATCCGGCGACTTGGCCGAAGGAAGCACAAGGCTTCGGTTACCACGAAGCACCTCGCGGCGCCCTTGGTCACTTTATCCGCATCGAGAACCAGAAGATCGCCAATTACCAGGCGGTGGTCCCCTCGACCTGGAACGCAGGCCCTCGTGATGCTGCCGGTCAAATGGGGCCCTACGAGTCGGCCCTAATCGGCACTCCGATTGCCGATCCGGAGAAGCCGTTGGAAATCTTGCGAACCATTCACTCTTTCGATCCCTGCCTGGCCTGTGCCGTACACGTTATGGATGGCAAAGGAACAGAGATCGTTAAGGTTCGAGCCCTCTAA
- a CDS encoding HyaD/HybD family hydrogenase maturation endopeptidase has protein sequence MSTLVLGLGNTIMTDDGFGVKVVTTLSSRYHFQGQVKLIDGGTLGLDLLPELEELDSLLIIDALDMRAEPGGIFRLEGEEVPRAFASKLSVHQMGLQDLLAVAEFQGHAPRNLVVWGVQPECIEMGTELTAAVEQTVEPVVEKVLEELRGWGIQYEEKDQE, from the coding sequence ATGTCAACCCTGGTCCTTGGACTGGGCAATACGATCATGACTGATGACGGTTTCGGGGTGAAAGTGGTCACTACACTTTCATCCCGTTACCATTTTCAGGGTCAGGTGAAGCTGATTGACGGTGGCACCCTGGGCCTTGATCTGCTGCCCGAGCTTGAAGAGCTTGACTCCCTTCTGATTATTGACGCCCTCGATATGCGAGCAGAGCCCGGTGGTATCTTCCGCCTCGAAGGCGAGGAGGTCCCACGTGCGTTTGCCAGTAAGCTCTCAGTCCATCAGATGGGGCTGCAGGACTTGCTCGCTGTCGCCGAATTCCAGGGCCACGCTCCGCGCAACCTGGTTGTCTGGGGCGTCCAGCCCGAATGCATTGAAATGGGTACCGAGTTAACGGCAGCAGTGGAGCAAACGGTTGAGCCCGTGGTTGAAAAAGTACTCGAAGAGCTCCGCGGTTGGGGGATTCAGTACGAAGAAAAGGATCAGGAGTAA
- a CDS encoding asparaginase domain-containing protein, which translates to MQLEIFTTGGTIDKVYFDAKSKFEVGEPQILEVLREANLSIAYQVTPLMRKDSLELTDQDRALVRKAIESSTATRIVITHGTDTMTETARALAGVTGKTIVLTGAMQPARFRFTDAVFNIASAMMAAQTLAAGVYIAMNGQVFDPETTRKNVELNRFEAI; encoded by the coding sequence ATGCAACTTGAAATATTCACGACTGGTGGCACGATTGACAAGGTCTATTTTGACGCCAAAAGCAAGTTCGAGGTTGGCGAGCCGCAAATTCTCGAGGTGTTGCGTGAGGCCAATCTAAGCATTGCTTACCAGGTCACGCCCCTGATGCGTAAGGACAGCCTTGAGTTAACCGATCAAGACAGGGCGTTGGTGCGGAAGGCCATTGAGTCTTCTACCGCGACCCGGATAGTTATTACGCACGGTACGGATACGATGACGGAAACCGCTAGGGCCCTTGCCGGGGTCACCGGAAAAACGATTGTTCTGACCGGTGCCATGCAACCGGCCCGCTTTCGTTTCACCGACGCCGTGTTCAACATTGCCAGCGCCATGATGGCCGCACAAACGCTTGCCGCAGGGGTTTACATCGCTATGAACGGGCAGGTCTTTGACCCGGAAACAACACGCAAGAACGTGGAGCTGAATCGCTTCGAAGCTATCTGA
- the pckA gene encoding phosphoenolpyruvate carboxykinase (ATP), which yields MSNLTAQDLGLQNVGTVRHNLGYDELFTLESSNAEGTVSENGTMMIDTGKFTGRSPKDKYFVHQKPSFENIAWGKINQAMAPEVFDELYSEVIEHLDGKDLFVTDGFCGANEKTRTSARFVTEFAWQSHFVKNMFIRPTEDELSAFAPQFTVYNACSLTNKNWEKHGLNSEVFVVFNIEKNIAIIGGTWYGGEMKKGIFTMMNYWLPLQGILSMHCSANVGKDGDVALFFGLSGTGKTTLSTDPKRKLIGDDEHGWDDDGIFNFEGGCYAKTINLSEENEPEIYRAIQRNALLENVVADDNGVIDFDSDAKTENTRVSYPIDHIENHDPSLKGGHPKNIIFLTCDAFGVLPPVSKLSKEQAMYYFLSGYTAKVAGTERGVTEPQATFSACFGEAFLPLHPTAYAKLLGEKMEGHNVNAYLVNTGWVGGGYGVGSRMSIKATRACINSILDGSINNVEFDETRWFRLSIPKTLPGVETNLLNPRNAWGNKESFDATANKLAGMFIENFKKYTSENDDFDYTQAGPKV from the coding sequence ATGTCAAACCTTACCGCCCAGGATCTCGGACTGCAGAATGTCGGTACAGTTCGTCACAATCTCGGCTATGACGAGCTGTTCACATTGGAAAGCAGTAATGCAGAAGGTACTGTTTCTGAGAATGGCACCATGATGATCGACACAGGCAAATTCACAGGCCGCTCACCGAAGGACAAGTATTTTGTTCATCAGAAGCCGTCGTTTGAGAATATTGCCTGGGGCAAGATTAATCAGGCGATGGCCCCTGAAGTTTTTGACGAGCTTTACAGCGAAGTCATCGAGCATCTCGACGGCAAGGACCTGTTTGTGACGGACGGTTTCTGTGGTGCCAACGAAAAAACTCGCACCTCGGCCCGTTTTGTCACCGAGTTCGCCTGGCAGTCGCACTTCGTCAAGAACATGTTCATCCGCCCGACGGAAGATGAACTCAGCGCTTTTGCTCCTCAGTTTACCGTTTACAACGCCTGCAGCCTGACCAACAAGAACTGGGAGAAGCACGGTCTCAACTCCGAAGTTTTCGTGGTCTTCAACATCGAGAAGAATATTGCGATCATCGGCGGCACCTGGTACGGCGGCGAGATGAAAAAAGGCATCTTCACCATGATGAACTACTGGCTGCCGTTGCAGGGGATCCTCTCCATGCATTGTTCTGCCAATGTAGGTAAAGACGGCGATGTTGCACTTTTCTTCGGTCTCTCAGGTACCGGTAAAACCACTCTCTCCACCGACCCCAAGCGCAAGCTGATCGGTGATGATGAGCACGGCTGGGATGATGACGGCATCTTCAACTTTGAAGGTGGTTGCTATGCCAAGACGATCAACCTGAGCGAAGAGAATGAGCCTGAGATTTACAGAGCGATTCAGCGCAACGCGCTTCTGGAGAATGTTGTCGCCGATGATAATGGCGTCATCGATTTCGACAGCGATGCCAAAACCGAGAACACCCGCGTCTCCTATCCGATCGACCATATCGAAAACCATGACCCGAGCCTTAAGGGTGGCCATCCAAAGAACATCATCTTCCTTACCTGTGATGCATTTGGTGTTCTGCCTCCAGTCTCGAAATTGAGCAAAGAGCAGGCGATGTACTACTTCCTCTCGGGCTATACAGCGAAGGTTGCGGGTACCGAGCGCGGAGTTACTGAGCCTCAGGCGACTTTCTCTGCCTGCTTTGGTGAGGCTTTCTTGCCCCTGCATCCAACAGCCTACGCAAAACTGCTCGGTGAGAAGATGGAAGGTCACAATGTCAACGCCTACCTGGTCAACACCGGTTGGGTTGGCGGTGGTTACGGCGTCGGTAGCCGTATGAGCATCAAGGCAACTCGCGCATGTATCAATTCTATCCTCGATGGCAGTATCAACAATGTCGAGTTTGACGAAACCCGTTGGTTCCGCCTCAGCATTCCCAAGACGCTGCCCGGTGTCGAAACGAACCTGCTCAACCCGCGGAACGCTTGGGGAAACAAGGAATCTTTCGATGCTACTGCAAACAAGCTTGCTGGAATGTTTATCGAAAACTTCAAAAAGTACACGTCTGAGAATGATGACTTTGATTACACCCAGGCTGGCCCTAAAGTCTGA
- the cybH gene encoding Ni/Fe-hydrogenase, b-type cytochrome subunit — translation MLKIYYVWELPVRICHWINVLSVIMLSITGFFIGSPFITAPETSMYVMGWMRFLHFAFAYLFTVSVAARIVWMFAGNHHASWKAFIPWITAEGRRNFIKMFRYYTFTGKKITYEVGHNPVAATAYLGIFALFIFQIISGFAMYGQFEPGGFWNGLLGGINVLVGNQWLRLLHHGVMWLLAGFIINHIYSGWLMDVKMRNGTMSGIFSGYRYIEPEDL, via the coding sequence ATGCTGAAAATTTATTACGTATGGGAATTGCCGGTTCGCATCTGCCACTGGATCAACGTGCTCTCCGTGATCATGTTGTCGATCACCGGCTTCTTTATCGGCAGCCCGTTCATAACAGCCCCGGAGACCTCGATGTACGTTATGGGCTGGATGCGGTTTTTACACTTTGCCTTCGCCTACCTCTTCACGGTGTCGGTTGCTGCGCGCATCGTCTGGATGTTCGCCGGCAACCACCATGCGTCCTGGAAGGCATTTATCCCCTGGATAACAGCCGAGGGACGGCGCAACTTTATCAAGATGTTCCGTTACTACACCTTTACCGGCAAGAAGATCACCTACGAAGTTGGCCATAACCCGGTTGCGGCTACGGCTTATCTTGGCATTTTCGCGCTCTTTATTTTTCAGATCATCTCAGGCTTCGCCATGTACGGGCAGTTTGAACCGGGTGGTTTCTGGAATGGTTTGCTCGGCGGTATCAATGTGCTGGTGGGCAACCAGTGGCTACGACTGTTGCACCATGGAGTCATGTGGCTTCTGGCCGGCTTCATCATCAACCACATCTACAGCGGCTGGCTGATGGATGTCAAGATGCGTAACGGTACTATGAGCGGTATCTTCAGCGGCTACCGTTACATCGAACCGGAGGATCTTTAA
- a CDS encoding hydrogenase small subunit translates to MKTDLDVNTSPIPEELLQRVEARGINRRDFIKFCTATTAALALPVSFIPTVAQAVEDKRPPVIWVEYQSCSGDSEAFLRGNQPTAGELILDLISLEYADVVMAASGHQAEEAKHQAMEKYKGQYILIVEGSIPTGADGAYCTIAGESAMVDCKKLVQNAAATICVGSCSSFGGIPAAAPNPTNAVSVSSLVPGAAIINLPGCPVNATNLTATIVHFMTFGKLPAVDRLGRPKFAYGKRIHDNCERRGHFDAGQYAEAFGDAAHRQGHCLYKLGCKGPESFHNCPTVRYNEGTSWPVMAGHGCIGCSEPGFWDTMSPFYRRLPKVPGFGIEDTADKIGIGLAAATAVAFGVHGVASCFRKGDAMEEDKVVKED, encoded by the coding sequence ATGAAAACTGACTTGGACGTCAACACATCTCCGATCCCTGAGGAGCTCCTCCAGCGCGTGGAGGCTCGCGGGATCAATCGTCGCGACTTTATCAAGTTTTGCACGGCGACCACGGCTGCCCTGGCTTTGCCGGTAAGCTTTATTCCTACCGTCGCTCAAGCCGTTGAAGACAAGCGACCGCCTGTTATCTGGGTGGAATACCAGAGCTGCTCCGGTGATTCGGAAGCTTTCCTGCGTGGCAACCAGCCAACCGCTGGAGAGCTGATTCTCGATCTGATTTCTCTCGAATACGCGGATGTCGTGATGGCGGCCTCCGGTCACCAGGCTGAAGAAGCCAAGCATCAAGCCATGGAGAAGTACAAGGGCCAGTATATCCTAATCGTTGAAGGCTCTATCCCCACCGGAGCCGATGGCGCCTATTGCACTATCGCTGGCGAGAGTGCCATGGTCGATTGCAAAAAGCTGGTACAGAATGCCGCGGCCACCATCTGTGTCGGTTCCTGTTCCTCTTTCGGCGGCATTCCTGCCGCTGCTCCGAACCCGACCAACGCCGTTTCGGTGAGCAGCCTGGTGCCGGGTGCGGCAATCATCAATCTTCCCGGTTGCCCTGTTAATGCAACAAATCTGACCGCGACCATCGTCCATTTTATGACCTTTGGTAAGCTTCCGGCAGTCGATCGTCTCGGTCGCCCGAAGTTCGCTTATGGCAAGCGCATTCATGATAACTGTGAGCGACGCGGCCATTTCGATGCTGGCCAGTATGCCGAAGCCTTTGGTGATGCCGCGCATCGTCAGGGACATTGTCTCTACAAGTTGGGTTGCAAAGGTCCTGAAAGTTTTCACAATTGCCCGACCGTTCGTTACAACGAAGGCACCTCCTGGCCGGTTATGGCCGGTCACGGCTGCATCGGTTGTTCTGAACCTGGTTTCTGGGACACCATGAGTCCCTTCTACCGGCGCCTGCCCAAGGTCCCCGGTTTTGGAATTGAGGATACGGCCGACAAGATTGGTATCGGTCTGGCGGCGGCCACCGCAGTGGCTTTCGGTGTCCATGGGGTTGCGAGCTGCTTCCGCAAGGGCGACGCTATGGAAGAAGACAAGGTCGTAAAGGAGGACTAA
- a CDS encoding amino acid ABC transporter substrate-binding protein encodes MKLSRLTVLVMILSLLAAGVAFGGKDLDAVKKKGFVQAGVNGGVFGFGMPDSKGVWKGLDVDTARAVAAAIFGDASKVKFTPLTAQQRFTALQSGEIDVLTRNATRTLSRETQLGLNFVTVNYYDGQGFMVPNKLGVKSAKELDGATVCVLPGTTTEQNAADYFRSNNLKWNPVVIESTSELAKTFFAGRCDVLTSDASQLAGTRAVAPNPKDYSILPEIISKEPLAPAVRHGDDQFRDIVDFAVLAMINAEEMGITSKNIDEKMKSTDPMVQRFLGVIEGNGKSLGLDEKWAYNIIKQVGNYGEVFERNVGVNTTLGIERGLNALWTNGGLMYSPPFK; translated from the coding sequence ATGAAACTGAGCAGATTGACAGTATTGGTAATGATTCTTTCCTTGCTGGCCGCAGGCGTAGCTTTCGGCGGTAAAGACTTGGACGCAGTCAAGAAAAAAGGTTTTGTCCAGGCGGGTGTCAATGGTGGTGTTTTCGGCTTTGGCATGCCTGATTCGAAAGGTGTCTGGAAAGGTCTCGACGTTGACACCGCGCGTGCTGTTGCCGCAGCCATTTTCGGTGACGCCAGTAAAGTCAAGTTTACCCCTCTGACCGCCCAGCAGCGCTTCACCGCTCTGCAATCCGGCGAAATTGACGTATTGACCCGTAACGCAACTCGCACCCTGAGTCGTGAAACCCAGCTCGGCCTGAACTTTGTTACTGTCAACTATTATGACGGTCAGGGCTTTATGGTACCGAACAAGCTTGGTGTCAAGAGCGCCAAAGAGCTGGACGGCGCGACCGTCTGTGTCCTGCCGGGAACGACCACCGAGCAGAACGCCGCCGACTATTTCCGCTCCAACAACTTGAAGTGGAACCCGGTTGTTATCGAGTCCACATCAGAACTGGCCAAGACCTTCTTCGCCGGTCGTTGTGACGTTCTGACGTCCGACGCTTCCCAGTTGGCCGGAACCCGCGCTGTTGCTCCGAACCCAAAAGACTACTCCATTCTTCCAGAAATCATCTCTAAAGAGCCTCTGGCCCCTGCCGTTCGCCATGGCGATGACCAGTTCCGCGACATCGTTGACTTTGCCGTACTGGCGATGATCAACGCAGAGGAGATGGGCATTACCTCGAAAAACATCGACGAGAAGATGAAGAGCACGGATCCTATGGTCCAGCGTTTCCTCGGCGTTATCGAAGGTAACGGCAAGTCCCTCGGACTCGACGAAAAATGGGCTTACAACATCATCAAGCAAGTCGGTAACTACGGTGAAGTTTTTGAGCGCAATGTCGGCGTAAACACCACTCTCGGTATCGAGCGTGGTCTGAACGCTCTCTGGACCAATGGCGGCCTGATGTACTCGCCTCCATTCAAGTAA